Part of the Salminus brasiliensis chromosome 2, fSalBra1.hap2, whole genome shotgun sequence genome, GGTCAcacagccagcagcagcagaatcaCTGCAGCAGCTTTGTGTTGGCGACGGATCGGTCATAGATTGAGAGAAAGCTGCTAGGACGAGGAAAGTTGAAGAAAACTGTAAGTGTGTGAGACAGtatgttttttgtattttgaaaAAGTGACTAAATATAAAGACAGGAACAAAAGATAAACCAGTTGATTTTGGAAAGTCACTAACATGAAATGCGAGCCCCACTAGTTGTGACTGCCTTCAGTGGTGAGTTAAGGTACGTGCAGTGAAGGGTTTGCTCAGATTCTCTGAGGGTGTGTGTTGGACCAGTGAGGCCAGTAGATGTGATGTTAATGCAGTGCAAAAAGTCAGGGCAGGAACCTTAGGAGGCCCTTCACCAACACAAGACTGCCATTGCTGTGctgtaggtttttttttaaacagcatcGCCCTCATAAAGCAGGTCTCCAGGTCTTCTACAGACCCCTCCTTTGCTTCTCTATACTTTACCTAACTTTACGTTGCCCTACATCTCTTGCCGTTCTCATTTAGCTGTACAGATAACTACCTTTTATTGGGTTTCATGCAGATCAGTAGCTCTTTCTCTAGAGGATCTTTTAGTAGCATTCAAACATGACGCCACACGCTATGTAAAGAAAAGACTTGGTTAATCTCCACAGTTCTTTGTGTCctctgtaaagaaaaaaaaaaaacaactgtgcATGTAAGTTAGTCTGAGTCCTGGAAACTACTGTACAGACCCGCAGCAGTAGACCTGGTATCAGTGTCTCCATGTCCGTGTGCTCCGCTGGATGTGTCGCTAAGTACCAGTCAGATCCATGTAGAGCAGAAGACCTGTGATGAATCAGCAGCAGCTATAGAAATCCACCGAGCGGCATGAACGGTCAGTGCCAGACTCAGCTTGTTACAAGTACAAACCATAGAGCAGTGACACTAGTGGAGTCACACCTGTTGTCATCTTAACTACTGATCGCTGATAAGGACTGCTAGATTACAAGCCTTTTACTTAGCACTTAGCCGTTTAAGCCAAGCGTCTGGTACAAGAAATGTTCACGTTAAGCCAGTTAATACAGAATAGATTTCTCAACTGTTTACTGTCTGTGAGTGGCTATATTGTACTTTTCAATATTTAATAACAATGTTTTAGAGACCTTTTCATTTATCTTGTGCTCAGTGCTTTACCTGTAAACCTAGAAAACAGAAATCGGTTCATTTGCATAGTATTGTTCGGCTCAAGATTTGAACGAAATGAAGTTTTTTTGCGTCAGAGTTCTCAGTCCACATCCGCGAAACACATGAAACTTCCCAAACGAGTGCCATTCTCCTGTTTCAGACATGAGCTGTAATTTGTCCGTTTGCTCTCATTCCATAAACTGAGCTTTTTGTTGTTTACCACAGGGAGTGATCTAGTAGCTGCAGTGCAGAATATGCTATATGTATATCTATAGCATTtacatataaaattatatataataaaataaaggggTTTCATTGGTTCGAGACCATGTCCCTGGTTTACTCAAATAGTAGGGAGAAGTTACTGAATTCAGAAATGCATCATACTCCACCACCACATTTTGGAATGGAGACACTTCTActgttgttcagtgtttttgttttgtttgttttttcagttattattgttattgttattatcatcatcatttctgTTTACTCCTTTCGCCTTCCTATTAAAAATGCTTAGCAAAGTGCCGATATGTGGAAATGCCATTCAATGCACCACCTGACACATTTTGATAACCAACATGCTTGTCTTTCTGAAAAAGAAGACCTTGCATGCTACTTTGGTCTCAAATTCTATTGCCACAGAGTACTTTGACACAAAagtgcgtacacacacacacttacataaaTGCATCAAAATCAAATTGAATTTTCCATCTGATCTCCTGTGGAAAGAAATACAATAGAACAACATGTTTACTTAATGCTACTGACCTGTCATTaagttattttttgttttgtactaCTATCTCATTTCTTGTTGTCTCTAGGTCATCTAGTGACTttcaattcagtgttttttttttttgttttttgtttttttctccgtATTCTATTTAACATTGTACAAAAtgttcaaaagaaaaaaaaagttgaataaAATGAAAACCCACCAAAAACATGTAGGGAATCTTTGGCAGCATTTAACTGTATGTTTTGCACTAAGTATAGGATGTTCAAGCTTCGTATAAAACTGCGCTTTGCGCTCCGATTAAAACATTTGTTACCGTATTTGTAAACTTAATAAATGACAAGTCCTTTAAATAAATTATGTTTGGCTTTATAAGTGGCAGCATGGTGGGTATCCTGAGGGTCCTGGCTGTCGTTTGTGAATGGGCTGCACACCAGGTGATAAAAGCAtcaaaaatctgtggatagacctcgaAAGAGCTGTGCATGCAGGATTATGCCTCTATGCAAGGAAGAATTTCCCCAAACAGGAATTGAAAGCTTGCTACAAAAAGCCTCACACTGTGCTACCTTTGGATACATCCAGGATCTGTGGTTTCTTTTAAATCATTTGAATTCCACTTCTCTCCATGAACTGGAATTGGCCTGTGTTCCAATAGTCTAATCTCGCTTCTAGTGCCTGCGTCACTGCAGAGACTAAATTATTACTTATGCTTGTTACACCTGGAACGGAATGACCTCGTAACTTCACAAACCATCAAAATGACGCCTACCTACCACATAGGTTCACTTAGCTGGTATATAATTACTCACCATAGTCCTCCATCAGGGGAAAGGGAACACTACCTACTATATTAATTGGAAGATTGGGACCATGGTTGTGCCATGTTACTGTGTGTATAGacaatgctgtgtgtgtgtgggatttGTCACATACTGCCATGTAAGCTGTGTTTAGCTGGAGTAGCCCATTGCCTAGTTCAGATGaagtaagacacacacacatacatgctgaTTCTAACagatttattatatttgcttTTACAGCTTTTACAGATTTATTCTTCACAGCTGAATGTATACAACCACAGTTATGTCAATATATCCATTACCTCCACttagctgtagcagtagtctGTTAGCGAAGAGGGGACAATACCCTGCATAAAATAGTATGAAAACACAACTGGTTTAAAGTGCtttgtttacaaaaaaaaggttttttaaaGCTTAACTCACCCTTCatcctgaagaacctttttactccagtataaAATAACTGGCTAATAACTGTTGATATAAATATGCTACCAAGAGTCTATCCTTCCCGTTAGCTATAAACAACCTTCTCCAGAACATTAATGGCAATGAGATTAAACAGTCCCCAATCCTTGAGAAATACAAGGAAGCCGATCTTCATTTTCCCTCTTAATTTTATGTAGatcctgtttttatttattatgattcAACAGTCTATTAACAGCCTCCCAAAGCATGTTAGAGATAAGCCTTTACTCATCCTGTCaattaaagttttatttatataatatttttaaagctaTAACTTTTCACCACAAGATACAGATCAGTTCTGCGCCCTCTCCAAGTTCCTTTGCTTTAATGCCAATGACACAGAGTAGACCTGCAGCGCGTTATTAGAATAAATAGTGTAGAAGCCTCTAGggagattacattacatttgagCATTGAGGGTTTGTGGCATAAGTGCGTCGTCATGTCTTATAACCAGCACGTCCTGCTGAACCAAGTACACAGGAGGAATATTCCTGACTGGTCGGCTGGTGTGGTTGCCAGGCAACAGACTTAGATGATGCAGTCCATGATGTGGATCTGCAGAGTGTCCAGGTCTGGCAGGACTTCGCCACACTTGGGACATGCATGCTCTGGGATATTCACTTGTTGCTGCCAGTCAACTGAGGAAAAGAGATTCAGATTAGTGTGTGGCTCCAGAAAGCAGTTATTAACATTAATGGCATCAGAGTGAATACTCCAGTGTTGTCAATCTCTAATTCCATCTATAATTTACACCGTGAGCTCCACAGTGTTCACAGTGTTAACTGCCAAAAACTGCTGCAAACAGAAAGCCTTAGTAGTAGAAATATTAACCTTTCTATCTACATGCTTATTAATCAAACCCCAAACGGGGATCTTAACATTCACATTCTATGACTAATACAAATagttcaaaataataaaaaaaaataattaagcaGCACCCTTGTGTGGCTGTGTAAAGAAGAGCAGCATACCTCTGCCACTCTGCAGGTGGTGAGGTGAGGAGCCCCCTGGACTAGCCCCATGAGACACGTGTCTCCTCTGCATCTCAGTCATGGAATGCCTggatgaaataaaaataaacagcactTCTAAGTAATGCAacacaggcaaaaaaaaaacaatgtgctATACTGAGCTGTAACTGAGCATGCATTAATCTCAGAGCAGAAATCACACCGTGCCTCAGCATGCAGTGTGTAAAACTCCTCAGATAAAGCCTGATCGGCCAGAGAGCTACAAAAGTATAGTTATTTCAGTGAATGGCACGGGAGGGCCTGAAGCCATAATGTAGGAACATCCAAGCTgtgatgtagagtcactccagcAGTGGGTCATGGAAACATCCAAGCCATTATGTGGAGTCTCTCTGGCGGCAAACCTTGGAACCAACCGAGCCACCATGTTAGGATAATTTCAACGGCAGGTCAGGGAACTACCCTGAGCTGCAATTTAGCTCAATTCTGGCGGTGAGCCATGAAGCATCTTGCGCTGGAAAAACACGCTCATGCACTTCAACCAACCAGTCATTATTGGAACTGGTTAGTTTTATCATAGGAAGTCCTGTTTAGGCTGACCTGCCCAGTGAGTCCATCTCTTCCTGCAGCTGGGTGTTCTGTTTCTTGACAAACTCCAGCTGAGCAGCCAGGCGCTCCTTCTCCTCATGAATCTTCTCCCGTGCGGCTCGCTCTGCATAGAAGTCTGAAGAGTACACTTCTGCCTGCAAAGCACAAACGCATACAAGTAAGCATCATGGTCTACGAAACATCTGCGAATAAATCCTAACCATCCCATTCACACGTGCAGCACCTGAGCCTTAAAGACAGATATAGTGTCCAGCTCTTTCTCCTTCTGGAAGATTTCCTGCTTCATCCCATCAATCTTCTCCTGTTTGTCTGCCAGAGCCTGCTCTGCTGCAGCTAGTCTGGCCTGTAGATCACCATACTCCTCCTGGGAAACGCAGCCCTGAAGATTACACAGACACACGTAAATGTTGGCATGAACGCATGCTGGACTATGAAAGCACAAATCACCCAGCTATCTAAGCTATCTACCTCTCTTCCATTTAGCCTCTCCATTTTCCCCTGGGGAATTATAGACGCCATCCTAAGGACTGTTCCAGAACTTTATTAGCTGGAGTGGCGAGGGCTGAACaaaactaaagctaaagctaaagcttctCATTCTAATTcgtcattccaccttaaatagtgcagcagttacattgtgTCCATTTCAACCGCAGAACatcactgctgcattatttaaggtggaatggaaagtttGGGGTAGAGGATAACTTTACCGTAGAGTGAGCTCAGAGCATCGCTGTAAATGTGATGCAGCAACGACAAACAGCTCACAGAGCTGCAGTTAAAGAGTTGGTTAATTAATCTGTCTGAAAAGGAGGATTTAAAACCACACAGTTTGGTTGTAATTGTGCAACACATTTTTATtccattatatttatttaggaaAGATATGACGTTACTCCCAAATCCATCTTTTCTCTGGAATTACACCTGGTTAGAAACTAAACTACGGTacaaatgctctgttctaccagcaaGAAAAGCCCCCTTCCTTCTTTGCGCAGCTCTGAGCGGCGCATTCATAACCGAGGAAgaggctaatgcacacacatttaaattatttgactgcagagttgtaaaggACCTGGAAGCTGAAAAGTCAGGTAGGtcaatcagactggattagacAATATTAAACACTACAGAGTGGTTTAGAAAGTTGATCTAAACAAAGTTAATCAGTGTAGAATTTGGTCTGATTATAGAACCGTTCActgaaaacagtgattttactgctgtttactatTGTGTTTCAGTACATTAGAACTAACCTAAGTCATGGGGTTggattatttatagaaacacttgGATTGGATCGAATCGGTATCAGCTGGTAGTCAGCATTAAGTGATGCGGATCAGATAAGggggtaaaaataataataataatttaaaaacttgattgggacatccctaactAAATGTGCAGCTAGTCCCTGAGGGTGATAATACAGATGAACTAATTGAACTATTATAATTTTTGACTGTTTGTTTAATAGGTGACGTGTGAGCAGGTACCTCCTTTTTCTTATTATCGTCCTTGAGTTCATTATAATCCTCAAACAGTTTGGTGTAAGCATCTTTCAGCTGCGTCAGATTATTCCTGTCAGGGTGAAGAGAAAATCAACAGAGACAGATGAGTCATAGTTATTTCTCATTCTAGTCACATCGTCACATAAGAGTTCTCCACAGTAAAAGTCAGATTCCTCATTTAACTGTTATTGTTGGTTAAATGTGGTGAAATCCCCAGcatttattattagcattatgtatacattattattagtatgttTACGCAATCCTATTTGCTACAAAATCAACTTTTCCGTTGACACAGTCACATCTCCACTAAAATTGATTATCTGACTGGTTTAATATGATTACTATCAAATCCAATATGGCTACATTTATTTTAGTACAATTATACTTTGACCGATACCACTGTGAATCCAGTAGCATCATGCATCCTTATTCAAACTGGACTGATGCAGTGGTCTGACCTCTCCTCCTGAGCTTTCCTCTGTTCCAGCTTGTTGGCTGCCTGCATGCTGTCCAGCTGTACCTTCAGCCTGTCATTCTCAGCTTGGATCTGTTGCCTCTCCCCCAGTTGAGTTCTCAGTGTGCCCAGGTCCTGCTCCTGATCCTTACACCTGCAAACAGGGCCAGTGAGAGGGCAGGCTGTTATTCCATCATATCTGCTGAAGGCCCATTAATACAATAAACCATCTACAGCCCATTTAGTGATGGGTACTATTGGTACTACGACTGGATTAGATGGCTTGTGGAATTTTGGACCTGTCTTGAAGGTTCCTCTTCATGTTCTCTGCCTCATCCAGTTTACTCTGAGCCTGCTGCAGCTCTTTAAACAAGCTCATCATCTGAGCCTTTAGATTCTCCACCTCAGAGGCAGactagaacacacacatatgggTATTCAGAATCGACACTATGCTTTCAGAACTCTACCACAAATACTACGCTCTTCCAGATTTCAGCTGCATTATTACCTTGTCCTTGTCCTCCTGAAAGCTCTTGCTCTGTGTGTCGGCTGTAGTAGTTGTACAGGGCAGAGATGTCTGTGTTTCACTCTCTGTATTGGGAAGCTTCAGCTCCAATTCTGCAATCCTTTAGGAGAGACCAGCaagctttaaaaatatatttttagataTAAAACATTTCTGCTTCATACAGTGTCCGCTtatacacaccaatcagccataactttaacaccatctgcctaatattgagtaggtctccttgtgccgccacaacagcaGAAGTGGGggctccatggatcacatcagtaagccttgggtgcccatgaccctgtcaccagttcaccgaTTGGCCTTTCTtgtaccacttttggtaggtactgaccactgcataccaggaaaaccCTACGGGACCcatctgatgttttggagatgccctGACTCAGTCaaaatttggctcttgtcaaagtggctcagattctaatgcttgcccatttttcctggtTTCAACAACATATCACAATGAagcactgactgttcacttgctgactaATATATCCACACCTTGACAGAAGCCACTATAGATGTTGAAAAtcattgtttttcactttacccGTCAATGGTGCTAATATTATGGCCGATCGGTGTATATCTCATCATAGACCTTGGTACAGATTTAACACACATCGTCGCTGTCACACAATGATGTATATTTtttgttcattattttttcagtttatgacatcatttaaatctgctctttatactgtgtcagaatttcatgatttgattaaaggaccaatagaaatactccaaaatgacttggaaaactctttttacattgactttcactgAAGACTCCAAAGTGACAACTTCAGAAGTAAAAGGAAAAAATTAATTAGGTTAATTTACAAGATTTTATTCCTTTGGTCATTATAGTCGCTTTAgggcatttttattggtccatccaCCACTAtattgacataatgtaaagaacaactgcaaggtttttgcgttTTTTTCATCTAACTTTTCAAAACAAGTCCTGCAGCAAAGATTGAAGATGCATGAATAACAGAATCTTAAACTGCTTGAACACAAAATGTATCCTAAAAGGGAGTTAGTGCACTTAGTTTGAGTGATGCGATTGCCTGTAGTTACTTTATCTAGTCAGTACTACTCAAAGCAACACTGCTTTTTCTTATAGATACATTTAAAGTAATCCTTAATTGCTGTATGATGAAAAGAACACACAGTGTCGCTGATGCAAAGCGCCATTTCTTTATAGCATCAAAAAGTTATTTCAGTGCTAATAGACAGATCCACAAAGTGTTTCGCATTTGACGTGTCTACATACGTTTAAGGTGTAACGTGTAGAACCGGTATGTACAGTAGCACATATGCACATaccacagccagtttttttGCCTACTGTTAGTAGTGTCAGAAGACCTAAAACTACGCACTGCCATTATTTAACGTTTGCACATTTACTTTCAGTCCTTATTTGTTTTAAACACACTATaagtctaaatgtttgtggacacctcttctaatgaatgcatttagctacttagttgcactcattgccaatacagatgtgcaaatgtttttgtagagaagtactgccaatagaataggactctctggagcagataaacatgaacctattggcaccacgccTAGTGGAACTGTGCTCACAGGAATGAGCCTGACAGCAGTGCTGGATTTCGGAAGAACCaataaacaagcaggtgtcccaatacttctgtccttaTAGCGTACATCAAGCTTTCACTCCAAATTGATTTGAAAGTGTCATGTTTCTTTCATGTCTTCTTCACCAAATAGTGTTATAGTATAATTTTTTTTCGTATTGCCCATGTTGTGCGTCTGTGCAAGTGCGTGAGGGTGTATGTATTAACCTATTCATAGCAGCCTTAAGTTGGAGCTGCAGTTGCTCCTTCTGCTGGGTCTCTTGTCTCAGTGACTGCAGGAGCTGGCTCACCGTCTGTTCCTCTGACTCCAGCCGTGATGCAGCCATGTCAAACTTAGTCCTGCATGGCATACAATTAACACaagttggtgtgaaatgctcaaAGATCTATTCAAAAGGTGATGACAACAGCTACTAAAACAGAGCTCCTGAATCCCGACCGCTTTAACACGCCTGATTTGGCACCTTGAGAGATTTCTACATATCCAATTAATCAATCAAGCATGTTAGAGCCGTGAAGACACAAAATATGCAGAGATACCCACAGAACCATTGCAGTAAGGCCTAAACTCAACGTACATGCTGGATGAAGAGAGCTCTTTCTGGGCAACAGGCAAATCTTTGATCACATTCATCTCACCCTCCTGTAAAGACAGGCACACAAATGATCATATTATTAGTCTTTTAAATAACACTTGAATGTATATAAAGCAAAGGTGAGAAATTTCCAGGGGCCAGGTTTCTGAAAACACACCTGACTGAACTTAGCAGTTAAGTACCAGGTTGATGTGTTGCGTCAAAGCAGAGTAATCATtaagctgtgctggactccagccctcTGTTCCCAGTGCTTGGTTTAAAGACTAAAGTGCACTCTATTTTTTGTTGCTGgcatttttttggttttattaaaaatatatttatatatatgaatactCTTCTCTGCAGTAGTTTGGCGAGGTTGGGGGACTCCAAATAGACACTTGGAGAGTCTACCTGGTTACTGTCTACCCCAGCTTGAATACCTTCACATCAATAGGAGATCACCTCTAATTTTGCATGGTGAAAATAGCAAAACGTCCAATAATCTGGATTATAAAATGAAATTTTGGAAATCTGCACCATAATTTGACCATTGCGGATTCATGTCAATATCTTCATGTGCGTTCTATTACAATTGTGACTTGTGAATTTTCAGTAACATTGCTTCATAACATTATCTCTAGTTTATGCTCTGCTTGAGTACAAAGATTTGATGTGGGTGTGTCATTTCAGGTGGAAATTAAGAAAAGGAGCTGGAGTGTTAATTATTATAGTCATTATTGTTCCTAtccaaaaaaactgaaaagtataTATTGTCTGTTGTCAAAGATTTCACAGCActaaaccattttggcacagaATCTCTGAAAATCTGCCTACTGAGACAGTGTGAGCATGTGcttatttgtgtgtatttgagcATGTATTCACCGCAATGCGGATCTCAATGAAGGAGTCTTCTGGTGATCCTTGGCCCATCTTTAGCTGGAGTTCAGAGTTCATAGCCACCAAGTCACTCTTCTCGGCCTGCAGACGCACTACCTGACTCTTCAGCAGCTCCAGCTTGGCCTGCAGATCAGCCCCTTCTCCCTAAAGCACAGGGCAGCCATCCTCATATATCAAATTCCATTAACAGGTCTGTACTCTTCCTGTTAATTAACCTAACTAAACTATTCAACAGAGGTAGTGCCTCACCTCCCCTGCACCAGCATGGATCTCTAGCTCCTGCACCCGTTTCTTCAGCAGCTCGTTTTCAGCGTCCAGAGCATGCACTCTTTTCCTGGCCTCCTCGAGCCGACTCTCCAGGaagcttctctcctctttctgtttttccttcCACACAGTCAGACCCTCGAACCTCTCCTTCATCGACAAGTTAGTCTGCCTGAGCGCCTCTGTGAGAGAAAGTCAGCCGGAAAGCCATGTTGTGTTATAGAAGAGTTAAATAAGAAgccaaaaataacaacaacatcaacaacaactcACTGTCATTTTCCTTAAACCAGTTTGCTTTGTGACACTGGGGCATAATCATGCTGGTGTTGTGGTGACGTGACCACTAGGTATACATACACAGTCGGCAACATTGCtaaaataggctgtggcattaaAGCGATGAGTGATCAGTGTAGACAGGCCCAAAGGGTGTCACGAAAAGGGTTCTCCGCACAATTTCACCACCTCATCAGACATGGAGATCCATCAGATCAAGGTAGAGTTTCAAGTTTTCAACTGTACAGTCTGGGTGAGCCTgttcccactgcagcctcagctttctgttcttgactgacagaagtggaggaacccaacatggtcttctgctgctgttgcCCATTCACCTCAATGTTTGACACGTTGGGCACTCTGAGAAGCTTTTGTGGTGAGTGGAATTGTACGGTGCCTTTCTGTTAGCTCGAatcagtctggccattctctgatGACCTCCCTGGACGCACTGGTTTTCTTCATTACAACATTCTTAGTAAAAGACTGCTGTGCAGAAAAGCCCAGGAAATCAGCAATACCAGAAATACTCCAACCAGCCTGTCTGTCACCAACTATAATACTACTAAAAAAAGATCACTGATCACAGCTTCTCCATTCTGACGGTTGATGTGGGCAGTACCTGAAGCTGCTAGAGCGTATCTGCATGATATTatccactgcactgctgccacctaaatgcatttatgtgcaggtgtacaggtcttcctaataaagtgcttggtgagtgtatgtTTTGATGTTAATGTGAACTACAGATCCAAAAGGCAACATATGCTCCTCGGTTTGTACAGCCTGTGTATTAAAACTGAGATGAAAACAGCCTGGCGGTTTTAAGGTCGCTGGTTTTGTACATATACCCACCTCAGCTCAGCCTAACCTATTCACCTTGAAGTTATATGGAGTGTTTTAGGCCACATTTCttttaaatgtacatgtttTAAATACAGGACATTTGATGTAAATGAGGCTGGAACATGGTGATATAAATATGGATTATAACTGTTTTTGATTCATAATACTAAATCGTCgctgtcacacacaaaaaaacctgCATCTCGCCTTTTATCTAAATATAAATCTGGcggttgttcttcacattgcgtcaaaatgaatgaatgatgacgaatggaccaatagaccAAAAGGACTTGGAACTTTTcttaaaactttttttcttcgtgtataaaaaaaaaatgtggaaaTTATGTTTTCAGGTGTAAAAATTAAATGTAAGAATAATGTACAATACAAGCCTGTTCATCCTAAGCGTACAGCATATGATctatgaaataaacagaaagcatCCTTCTACACTCAGCCTCTGTCAGAGGGAGGCGAGCAGCGATTGGCTGCAGAAACTTTAGCAGCCTCTGattggtgttgtggtgtttgtgAC contains:
- the optn gene encoding optineurin, which gives rise to MASSSPMVNGDLTSPRGSHGAGTSHVEETLQQMNILIKENRELKEALRQTNLSMKERFEGLTVWKEKQKEERSFLESRLEEARKRVHALDAENELLKKRVQELEIHAGAGEGEGADLQAKLELLKSQVVRLQAEKSDLVAMNSELQLKMGQGSPEDSFIEIRIAEGEMNVIKDLPVAQKELSSSSMTKFDMAASRLESEEQTVSQLLQSLRQETQQKEQLQLQLKAAMNRIAELELKLPNTESETQTSLPCTTTTADTQSKSFQEDKDKSASEVENLKAQMMSLFKELQQAQSKLDEAENMKRNLQDRCKDQEQDLGTLRTQLGERQQIQAENDRLKVQLDSMQAANKLEQRKAQEERNNLTQLKDAYTKLFEDYNELKDDNKKKEGCVSQEEYGDLQARLAAAEQALADKQEKIDGMKQEIFQKEKELDTISVFKAQAEVYSSDFYAERAAREKIHEEKERLAAQLEFVKKQNTQLQEEMDSLGRHSMTEMQRRHVSHGASPGGSSPHHLQSGRVDWQQQVNIPEHACPKCGEVLPDLDTLQIHIMDCII